A genomic segment from Microcoleus sp. bin38.metabat.b11b12b14.051 encodes:
- a CDS encoding DUF4347 domain-containing protein has translation MTQLTRELSTNCLISDRSTKITIRRATTTAASSTKIANFQQAASTLPKAISEIVFIDAAVADYQSLVAGVKPGIATVILDSKQDGVALISEYLTNCQDVSALHVICHGSPGSLQLGTAQLSLETLDACASQLQKWAASLSAKAEILLYGCSVAAGDRGQAFIQQISSLTKAKIAASTTLTGSADLGGDWQLQATTGEIEIDAPIHPETLKNYAFTLVNLNTSFGDGGVVIGVDGYGSFGSAVNGSGTTDAFYDPIGTTVSVQPSKTTYQSGVAIRFGGTTRTFLTTGSIASSSAQPNPGFTSLSPTSVQSKFTFNGLDFELIQSVTDLIVDGGRKGSLLTQAYRITNPGPATTGFELIRYVDGDLQFDGAIQDTGGRIVSGGGAQEILFETDSGNNPANSTTFLGITALGGTTASPGRYEINSFPGLGSRIVSGNTLGDIIFGDNDANQFIDAAPYDVTLGLRNTFSLAPGQSTNYATTTIFGTLAPNQINLPILSITSLGNPAEAGSVPGTFRITRTNNTTGDVVVNLNVAGSATFSTDYSVTGANSFTTSTGIVTIPAGVASVDLTMTPVDDNVFDPSETVQLTLNPGTGYFLGSPDRAVLTIADNDTRGIVVTSVPPNTPLAEGGSPKTYKVALRSRPTELVIFTLNPDEQTDLGAGANNPVSFYFTPSNWNVLQTITVKAVDDAIAQGTHSSTITGSVNSADPNYDGAVPVTLDGTAFASLTLPITDNDTPQVKITQTGGVSKISEDGGTDTYTAVLSTQPAGDVTVTASPGTQSDVGAGGGNPIALKFTPANWNVPQVVTVQAVDDAVAQGTHSSTIAHKVASTDAKYNLIATPSVTAQITDNDTAGVTINPAETTATEGGATGNYKVTLNSKPTAPVKINFNTGIQIDSISTFTFTSANWDVPQTVTVKATDDTVVEGLHTSTINHSIANGSAVEYKSVAITPVTVIITDNDVASPSTPSVTIAPANTTATEGGATGNYTVTLNTKPTANVTVNFAAGSQINAIAPIVFTPVNWNVAQTVTVTATDDTVVEGSHSGTILHSVAAGSAAEYLPVAIAPVTVSITDNDTATNAAGVTVTQTGGNTIVVEGGATDTYQVALNSQPKNDVKVSFATDSQIEAIASFTFTSANWNLPQTATVKAVDDSAVEGTHLSTIASSASSTDLAYNNIGIPKVDVLILDNDSPGIAVIPTSTNAAEGGANGSYSVVLTKAPTAKVTVNFAAGSQIDAIAPITFTPANWNAAQTVTVKATDDTVVEGTHTGLIFSSVAPGSAGEYLPVAIAPVTVTIADNDIAPTPTPTPTPAPVINFSPTIIVSTPTPAPTPAPVINFSPTIIVSTPTPGPTPAPIINFSPTPGPTPGPTPAPIINFSPTPGPTPAPIINFSPTLEPILGQTPAPTPTPTPTPTPTPTPTPTPTPTPTPTPTPTPTPTPQQPDDSDGICAQITLPAISPLQGFNPVDNNLVGSATGDILTGASGRDGINGLGGDDVLVGAAGNDNLFGGLISNTPVGPSVDRDLLFGGPGDDYLNGQAGYDTIFGGQGNDAAFGGKDDDLIWGGRGSDTIVGEEGNDSLYGGTNSESDRDRGGSDLLFGGKGNDNLSGQDASDTLSGGEGNDTARGGKGNDVILGDSGNDLLLGDQGNDSLCGGDGDDTVYGDIGSPLPVGVAGGQDQVCGGAGNDLLFGNEGSDTIDGDAGNDTILGGKDNDCLRGGAGDDVLIGGEGADILIGGSGRDLFVLTSGQGSDTISDFRKGEDLLSLAGGLTFAQLSISQGNGATSITIANSGELLAVLNGVSASAIAPSDFVQLLRLGS, from the coding sequence GGCAGCCCAGGCAGCTTGCAATTAGGGACAGCTCAATTAAGTTTAGAGACACTGGATGCTTGCGCCAGCCAACTGCAAAAATGGGCCGCATCGCTGAGCGCAAAAGCAGAGATTCTGCTCTACGGTTGCAGTGTTGCAGCAGGCGATCGCGGTCAAGCATTCATTCAGCAAATCAGCAGCCTGACCAAAGCAAAAATCGCAGCTTCTACAACCCTGACAGGGAGTGCAGATTTAGGAGGAGATTGGCAGCTTCAGGCTACCACAGGCGAAATAGAAATAGATGCGCCAATTCATCCTGAAACTCTGAAAAATTATGCATTTACCTTAGTCAACCTGAATACATCATTTGGAGATGGAGGCGTAGTCATCGGGGTAGATGGTTATGGGTCTTTCGGGTCTGCTGTTAACGGCAGCGGAACCACTGATGCGTTTTATGACCCGATCGGTACAACCGTATCTGTCCAGCCGTCTAAAACCACCTATCAGTCTGGAGTGGCAATCCGATTTGGCGGTACGACCCGGACTTTTTTGACTACAGGCTCGATAGCTAGTTCCAGCGCACAGCCCAATCCAGGTTTTACGAGTTTAAGCCCAACCAGCGTTCAAAGCAAATTCACTTTCAACGGTCTTGACTTTGAACTGATTCAGAGCGTCACAGACCTGATCGTTGATGGGGGAAGGAAAGGTAGCCTTTTAACTCAAGCTTATAGAATTACGAACCCCGGCCCTGCAACCACTGGCTTCGAGTTAATCCGTTACGTGGACGGCGACTTGCAATTTGATGGCGCTATTCAAGACACTGGCGGCCGTATTGTTTCAGGAGGAGGGGCACAAGAAATTCTCTTCGAGACTGACAGCGGCAATAATCCTGCAAACTCAACCACCTTTCTGGGAATTACGGCTCTAGGGGGAACCACTGCGTCGCCGGGCCGCTACGAAATTAACAGCTTCCCCGGATTGGGCAGCAGGATTGTCTCGGGCAATACATTAGGTGACATAATCTTCGGCGATAATGATGCCAATCAATTCATCGACGCAGCCCCTTACGACGTGACTTTGGGTCTGCGAAATACATTTTCTCTTGCGCCCGGTCAGTCTACTAACTACGCAACTACTACCATCTTTGGGACGCTAGCTCCCAATCAAATCAATCTCCCCATCCTCAGCATCACCTCACTGGGGAATCCCGCCGAAGCAGGTTCGGTTCCCGGCACTTTTAGAATCACCCGCACCAATAACACCACCGGAGATGTCGTCGTCAATTTGAATGTAGCGGGGTCTGCCACCTTCAGCACCGACTATAGTGTGACAGGCGCTAACTCCTTCACGACAAGTACCGGCATAGTTACGATACCCGCTGGGGTTGCAAGCGTAGATTTGACAATGACTCCCGTCGATGACAACGTATTTGACCCAAGTGAAACTGTCCAACTCACCCTCAACCCCGGTACTGGCTACTTCCTCGGTTCCCCCGACAGGGCTGTGCTGACGATCGCCGACAATGATACCAGAGGCATTGTTGTCACCTCAGTCCCTCCCAATACTCCTCTAGCAGAAGGCGGCAGCCCCAAAACTTATAAAGTAGCCCTCAGAAGCCGACCCACCGAACTGGTAATCTTTACTCTTAACCCAGACGAACAGACAGACTTGGGAGCCGGTGCTAACAACCCAGTCAGCTTCTACTTCACTCCCAGCAACTGGAACGTCCTTCAAACTATCACTGTCAAGGCAGTAGACGATGCCATAGCTCAAGGCACTCACAGCAGCACCATTACTGGCAGCGTCAACAGTGCCGATCCAAACTACGACGGCGCTGTACCCGTCACCTTGGACGGCACTGCTTTTGCGAGTCTGACTTTGCCAATTACCGACAACGATACGCCACAGGTAAAAATTACCCAGACAGGTGGCGTCAGCAAAATCAGCGAAGACGGAGGGACGGATACCTATACAGCGGTGTTAAGCACCCAGCCCGCAGGCGATGTTACTGTCACCGCCTCTCCAGGCACCCAAAGCGACGTGGGGGCTGGCGGCGGAAACCCGATCGCTCTGAAATTTACTCCCGCTAACTGGAACGTGCCTCAAGTGGTGACTGTGCAAGCCGTGGACGATGCTGTGGCTCAAGGCACGCACTCCAGTACGATCGCCCACAAAGTCGCCAGTACAGACGCGAAATACAACCTGATTGCTACTCCCTCCGTCACTGCCCAAATTACCGACAACGATACCGCCGGAGTCACAATTAACCCTGCCGAAACCACTGCTACTGAAGGCGGCGCCACAGGCAATTACAAAGTAACCCTCAATAGCAAACCGACGGCGCCAGTTAAGATCAACTTCAATACGGGCATTCAAATCGACTCGATTTCCACATTTACTTTCACCTCCGCCAACTGGGACGTACCGCAAACAGTCACGGTGAAAGCTACGGACGACACTGTTGTGGAAGGGCTGCACACAAGCACGATTAACCACAGCATCGCTAACGGCAGCGCTGTGGAATATAAATCTGTCGCGATCACGCCGGTCACAGTCATCATCACCGATAATGATGTCGCTAGTCCGAGTACGCCCAGCGTGACGATCGCACCTGCGAACACCACTGCTACTGAAGGCGGCGCCACAGGCAATTACACAGTAACGCTCAACACTAAACCAACTGCTAACGTTACGGTCAACTTTGCCGCGGGCAGTCAAATCAATGCGATCGCGCCGATCGTTTTCACTCCGGTTAACTGGAATGTGGCGCAAACAGTAACGGTGACAGCCACGGACGATACTGTGGTTGAAGGTAGCCACAGCGGTACAATTCTCCACAGCGTCGCAGCAGGCAGCGCGGCGGAATATTTGCCAGTGGCGATCGCACCAGTCACCGTCAGCATCACCGACAACGATACAGCCACTAATGCTGCTGGCGTGACAGTTACCCAAACAGGGGGTAATACCATTGTCGTTGAAGGCGGCGCCACCGACACCTATCAAGTAGCGCTCAACAGCCAGCCCAAAAATGATGTTAAAGTTAGCTTCGCCACAGACAGTCAAATAGAAGCGATCGCCTCTTTCACCTTTACCAGCGCTAACTGGAACCTGCCGCAAACCGCCACTGTCAAAGCCGTGGACGACTCCGCAGTCGAAGGAACGCACCTGAGCACGATCGCATCCAGCGCTAGCAGTACCGATCTGGCTTACAACAATATCGGCATCCCCAAAGTCGATGTCTTGATTCTCGATAACGACAGTCCCGGCATCGCCGTTATTCCGACGAGTACAAATGCTGCTGAAGGTGGTGCCAATGGCAGCTACAGCGTTGTCCTCACCAAAGCGCCAACTGCTAAAGTTACCGTCAACTTCGCTGCGGGCAGTCAAATAGATGCGATCGCACCCATCACTTTTACCCCCGCTAACTGGAATGCAGCGCAAACTGTCACCGTCAAAGCTACCGACGACACTGTTGTTGAAGGAACTCACACGGGATTGATTTTTTCCAGCGTCGCCCCCGGCAGCGCTGGCGAATACTTGCCAGTGGCGATCGCACCCGTTACCGTCACCATCGCCGACAACGACATCGCCCCGACGCCGACACCGACGCCGACACCTGCACCAGTCATCAACTTTTCGCCCACAATTATCGTTTCGACGCCGACACCTGCGCCGACACCTGCACCAGTCATCAACTTTTCGCCGACAATTATTGTTTCGACGCCGACACCAGGGCCGACACCTGCACCAATCATCAACTTTTCGCCGACACCAGGGCCGACACCAGGGCCGACACCTGCACCAATTATCAATTTTTCGCCGACACCAGGGCCGACACCGGCACCAATTATCAACTTTTCGCCGACACTTGAGCCGATATTAGGGCAGACACCAGCACCAACTCCGACACCAACTCCAACTCCAACTCCGACACCGACACCAACTCCGACACCGACACCAACTCCGACACCGACACCAACTCCGACACCGACACCAACTCCGCAGCAACCTGACGATTCAGATGGCATTTGCGCGCAAATTACCTTACCGGCAATCAGTCCTCTTCAAGGTTTCAATCCTGTTGATAACAACCTGGTGGGCAGCGCTACCGGCGACATCCTCACTGGCGCCAGCGGCCGCGACGGCATCAACGGGTTGGGCGGAGACGATGTACTTGTCGGTGCGGCGGGGAACGACAACCTATTTGGCGGATTGATCAGCAACACTCCCGTCGGGCCTTCTGTCGATCGCGACTTGCTGTTTGGCGGCCCGGGCGACGACTACCTCAACGGTCAAGCTGGCTACGACACCATCTTTGGGGGTCAGGGTAACGACGCTGCTTTCGGTGGCAAAGATGACGACCTGATCTGGGGCGGACGCGGCTCTGATACTATTGTGGGCGAAGAAGGAAATGACAGCCTCTACGGCGGTACTAACAGCGAATCCGATCGCGATCGTGGCGGCAGCGACTTGTTATTCGGTGGCAAGGGCAATGACAACCTCAGCGGTCAGGATGCATCTGATACGCTTTCTGGCGGTGAGGGCAACGATACTGCCCGCGGCGGCAAGGGCAACGATGTCATTTTAGGCGACTCGGGCAACGACTTGCTGTTGGGCGACCAAGGCAATGACTCTCTCTGCGGTGGCGATGGCGATGACACGGTGTATGGGGATATTGGCAGCCCCTTGCCTGTTGGTGTTGCTGGCGGTCAAGACCAAGTGTGCGGCGGTGCGGGCAATGACCTGTTGTTCGGTAATGAAGGCAGCGATACGATCGACGGCGATGCTGGCAACGATACGATTTTGGGCGGTAAAGACAATGACTGCTTGCGAGGCGGTGCTGGGGATGACGTGTTGATTGGTGGTGAGGGCGCCGATATTTTAATCGGCGGCAGCGGACGCGATTTATTTGTCTTGACATCCGGTCAAGGAAGTGATACTATTTCTGACTTCAGGAAAGGGGAAGATTTGCTGAGTTTAGCCGGCGGTTTGACTTTTGCTCAACTGAGCATTAGCCAAGGCAATGGCGCAACCTCAATCACAATTGCTAACTCTGGCGAACTGTTGGCGGTTTTGAATGGGGTGTCAGCAAGTGCGATCGCGCCGTCAGATTTCGTTCAACTTTTGCGGCTCGGTAGTTGA